The proteins below come from a single Aegilops tauschii subsp. strangulata cultivar AL8/78 chromosome 6, Aet v6.0, whole genome shotgun sequence genomic window:
- the LOC109732993 gene encoding BTB/POZ and MATH domain-containing protein 1-like, giving the protein MPASAAEATTITSKTSSTVVVHTGEHLFKVVGHSLVTGSNTILTSETFRAGGHDRAIAYYPNGRVPRVDEQFTSVFLKLISPGEGEVRASYSFCLQDPEMPSTNKFIFGKTSCKFLFGGKGLGTSSFVSKADLATSGCLKDDCLVIKCTVEVYKVIREDEDSGNITVPPSNLSIDLSDLLESGLKADLTVNIGSSKSFKVHACLLSARSPVFEALLHYMYKDSLPAFMEETTEEATNMARHLLVAADRYAVERLKLMCESKLSKELDVKTVGFTLDLAEWYNCQRLKDCCLKYMARDFERLRDIKRTEGFEQLKKNHPLVVCDILDEVIDKLNQQAVITLPP; this is encoded by the exons ATGCCGGCATCGGCGGCGGAGGCCACCACGATAACCAGCAAGACCTCGTCAACGGTGGTCGTCCACACCGGCGAGCATCTGTTCAAGGTCGTCGGCCACTCCCTGGTCACAGGAAGCAACACCATCCTCACGTCCGAGACCTTCCGCGCCGGCGGCCACGACCGGGCCATCGCCTACTACCCAAACGGCCGCGTCCCGAGGGTTGATGAGCAGTTCACGTCTGTGTTCCTCAAGCTGATAAGCCCCGGCGAGGGTGAGGTCAGGGCGTCCTACTCCTTCTGCCTCCAGGATCCTGAAATGCCATCGACCAACAAATTTATTTTTGGCAAAACATCATGTAAGTTCTTGTTCGGCGGTAAGGGTTTGGGCACCAGCAGCTTTGTTAGCAAAGCCGATTTGGCCACGTCCGGGTGCCTCAAGGATGACTGCCTCGTGATCAAGTGCACCGTTGAAGTCTACAAAGTCATCCGTGAGGACGAAGATAGCGGTAACATCACCGTGCCGCCCTCCAACTTGAGCATAGATCTCAGCGATCTTCTAGAGAGCGGCCTCAAGGCAGACCTCACTGTCAACATCGGTTCGTCCAAGAGTTTCAAGGTGCATGCGTGCCTGCTCAGTGCGCGGTCACCG GTTTTCGAGGCCCTGCTGCACTACATGTACAAGGACTCCCTGCCGGCATTCATGGAGGAGACCACGGAAGAGGCGACAAACATGGCACGGCATTTGCTCGTCGCAGCTGATCGATATGCGGTAGAAAGACTGAAACTGATGTGCGAGAGCAAGCTGAGCAAGGAGCTGGATGTCAAGACGGTGGGCTTCACTTTGGATCTGGCTGAGTGGTACAATTGTCAACGGCTCAAGGATTGCTGTCTCAAGTATATGGCAAGAGACTTTGAGAGGCTGCGAGACATAAAAAGAACCGAGGGATTTGAGCAATTGAAGAAGAACCACCCACTTGTCGTGTGTGATATTCTCGATGAAGTCATTGACAAACTGAATCAACAGGCTGTAATTACTTTGCCTCCGTGA
- the LOC109733017 gene encoding uncharacterized protein isoform X1 yields the protein MELSSAFEERVRQMEDARNHCMTRLQAEKEIQAAKSRLLAAKVAAARRLEGRRLLLERRAADLASRALAARAGIDAANARRLAVARDISSTNGEIEEAQRKAEEWDRFYESKRKEMEEFRAMSQQFEAGARQEVQRLKASVSQLQAALQELQSGGLRSDDAGIGTAEARKADLMAKKAKLDVSLAAARQFRALLRQQLQKAFASQVVSPSETTMEGVANR from the exons ATGGAGCTGTCGTCTGCTTTCGAGGAGCGCGTCCGGCAGATGGAGGACGCGCGCAACCACTGCATGACCCGCCTCCAAGCCGAGAAGGAGATCCAGGCCGCCAAGTCCCGCCTCCTCGCCGCCaaggtcgccgccgcccgccgcctcgagggccgccgcctcctcctcgagCGCCGCGCCGCGGACCTCGCCtcccgcgccctcgccgcccgcgccggCATCGACGCCGCCAACgcgcgccgcctcgccgtcgcccgcgACATCAGCTCGACCAACGGCGAGATCGAGGAGGCGCAGCGGAAGGCGGAGGAGTGGGACCGCTTCTACGAGTCCAAGAGGAAGGAGATGGAGGAGTTCCGGGCGATGTCGCAGCAGTTCGAGGCGGGAGCTCGTCAGGAAGTGCAGAGGCTCAAGGCCTCTGTGTCTCAACTGCAGGCAGCCCTGCAGGAGCTGCAGAGCGGCGGGTTGCGCTCGGACGACGCCGGGATCGGGACCGCGGAAGCCAGGAAGGCCGACCTCATGGCCAAGAAGGCGAAGCTGGATGTGAGCCTGGCTGCTGCCCGACAGTTCAGAGCACTGCTTCGGCAGCAGCTCCAGAAAGCCTTCGCGTCACAG GTGGTATCTCCAAGTGAAACAACTATGGAGGGAGTGGCCAATCGATGA
- the LOC109733017 gene encoding uncharacterized protein isoform X2: MELSSAFEERVRQMEDARNHCMTRLQAEKEIQAAKSRLLAAKVAAARRLEGRRLLLERRAADLASRALAARAGIDAANARRLAVARDISSTNGEIEEAQRKAEEWDRFYESKRKEMEEFRAMSQQFEAGARQEVQRLKASVSQLQAALQELQSGGLRSDDAGIGTAEARKADLMAKKAKLDVSLAAARQFRALLRQQLQKAFASQGMLSGLFSFLLI; this comes from the exons ATGGAGCTGTCGTCTGCTTTCGAGGAGCGCGTCCGGCAGATGGAGGACGCGCGCAACCACTGCATGACCCGCCTCCAAGCCGAGAAGGAGATCCAGGCCGCCAAGTCCCGCCTCCTCGCCGCCaaggtcgccgccgcccgccgcctcgagggccgccgcctcctcctcgagCGCCGCGCCGCGGACCTCGCCtcccgcgccctcgccgcccgcgccggCATCGACGCCGCCAACgcgcgccgcctcgccgtcgcccgcgACATCAGCTCGACCAACGGCGAGATCGAGGAGGCGCAGCGGAAGGCGGAGGAGTGGGACCGCTTCTACGAGTCCAAGAGGAAGGAGATGGAGGAGTTCCGGGCGATGTCGCAGCAGTTCGAGGCGGGAGCTCGTCAGGAAGTGCAGAGGCTCAAGGCCTCTGTGTCTCAACTGCAGGCAGCCCTGCAGGAGCTGCAGAGCGGCGGGTTGCGCTCGGACGACGCCGGGATCGGGACCGCGGAAGCCAGGAAGGCCGACCTCATGGCCAAGAAGGCGAAGCTGGATGTGAGCCTGGCTGCTGCCCGACAGTTCAGAGCACTGCTTCGGCAGCAGCTCCAGAAAGCCTTCGCGTCACAG GGAATGCTTTCTGGCTTATTTTCTTTCTTGCTAATTTAG
- the LOC109733017 gene encoding uncharacterized protein isoform X3: MELSSAFEERVRQMEDARNHCMTRLQAEKEIQAAKSRLLAAKVAAARRLEGRRLLLERRAADLASRALAARAGIDAANARRLAVARDISSTNGEIEEAQRKAEEWDRFYESKRKEMEEFRAMSQQFEAGARQEVQRLKASVSQLQAALQELQSGGLRSDDAGIGTAEARKADLMAKKAKLDVSLAAARQFRALLRQQLQKAFASQVRDQKAAQN; this comes from the coding sequence ATGGAGCTGTCGTCTGCTTTCGAGGAGCGCGTCCGGCAGATGGAGGACGCGCGCAACCACTGCATGACCCGCCTCCAAGCCGAGAAGGAGATCCAGGCCGCCAAGTCCCGCCTCCTCGCCGCCaaggtcgccgccgcccgccgcctcgagggccgccgcctcctcctcgagCGCCGCGCCGCGGACCTCGCCtcccgcgccctcgccgcccgcgccggCATCGACGCCGCCAACgcgcgccgcctcgccgtcgcccgcgACATCAGCTCGACCAACGGCGAGATCGAGGAGGCGCAGCGGAAGGCGGAGGAGTGGGACCGCTTCTACGAGTCCAAGAGGAAGGAGATGGAGGAGTTCCGGGCGATGTCGCAGCAGTTCGAGGCGGGAGCTCGTCAGGAAGTGCAGAGGCTCAAGGCCTCTGTGTCTCAACTGCAGGCAGCCCTGCAGGAGCTGCAGAGCGGCGGGTTGCGCTCGGACGACGCCGGGATCGGGACCGCGGAAGCCAGGAAGGCCGACCTCATGGCCAAGAAGGCGAAGCTGGATGTGAGCCTGGCTGCTGCCCGACAGTTCAGAGCACTGCTTCGGCAGCAGCTCCAGAAAGCCTTCGCGTCACAGGTTAGGGATCAAAAGGCAGCACAAAACTGA
- the LOC109732995 gene encoding BTB/POZ and MATH domain-containing protein 2-like has product MVTKSSSAVVIHAGEHLFKVIGHSTITGKITLTSDTFRVADHDWAILYYPNGDARVVDDQFSSIFLKLVNAGEDEITVCYSFCLQDPAAPATGEKHIYQSGSQKFSSTNSAWGRSNFVSKADLSGCLDDGCLVIKCTVEVPRLMDDRQEGDDNDGVIVPPADLSKDLANLLDSGLKADLTVKIGWFKRFKVHACVLAARSPVFRAQLCGAMMESRESSIRIEDVDAKVFEILLHYVYNDRLPESMDETTEETTNMAQHLLIAADRYAMERLKLICESRLSKALDINTVGFTLDLAEQYHCQQLKDCCLRYMTRNSKRLQEIINSEGFAQLTRNHPQAAFDILGQVIALLAT; this is encoded by the coding sequence ATGGTTACCAAGTCCTCCTCGGCGGTGGTAATTCACGCCGGCGAGCACCTGTTCAAGGTCATCGGCCACTCCACGATCACGGGCAAGATTACGCTCACTTCCGACACTTTCCGCGTTGCTGACCACGACTGGGCTATCCTGTACTACCCGAACGGCGACGCTAGGGTCGTCGACGATCAGTTCAGTTCGATTTTCCTTAAGCTGGTGAACGCCGGCGAGGATGAGATCACGGTCTGCTATTCCTTCTGTCTCCAGGACCCCGCTGCGCCGGCGACAGGGGAAAAGCACATATACCAAAGCGGATCCCAGAAGTTCTCATCCACAAATTCGGCCTGGGGTAGGAGCAATTTTGTGAGTAAAGCCGATTTGTCCGGGTGCCTCGACGATGGCTGCCTAGTGATCAAGTGCACCGTCGAGGTCCCAAGACTGATGGACGACCGACAGGAGGGCGATGATAACGACGGCGTCATCGTGCCGCCCGCAGACCTAAGCAAAGATCTGGCTAATCTTCTAGACAGCGGGCTCAAGGCGGACCTGACCGTCAAGATTGGTTGGTTCAAGAGATTCAAGGTGCACGCGTGCGTGCTCGCTGCGCGATCGCCCGTCTTCCGAGCCCAGCTGTGCGGCGCCATGATGGAGAGCAGAGAAAGCAGCATCCGCATCGAGGACGTGGATGCCAAGGTTTTCGAGATCCTGCTGCATTACGTGTACAATGATCGTCTGCCGGAGTCTATGGACGAGACAACGGAGGAGACCACAAACATGGCGCAACATTTGCTTATCGCGGCCGATCGTTACGCAATGGAAAGGCTAAAGCTGATATGCGAGAGCAGGCTGAGCAAGGCGCTGGATATCAACACGGTGGGTTTCACCTTGGATCTTGCAGAGCAATACCATTGTCAGCAGCTCAAGGATTGTTGTCTCAGGTATATGACAAGAAACAGCAAGAGATTACAAGAAATCATAAACAGCGAGGGGTTTGCTCAACTAACGCGAAACCACCCACAGGCCGCATTCGATATTCTTGGACAAGTTATTGCCTTACTGGCAACTTAG